CAGGACCGAGGAGAGAACGAGGGAGGGCCAGGCCCACCACGTAGGAGGAACCTCACGGCCGAAGATCGGTGTGTCGACCAGGTCGGTTGGAATCGCCACGACAAAGACGAACGCGGCACTAGCAGCGAGTGCCGTCAGCCATCGCCGAGCAGGCCAGAGGCGTAGCGCCGATATCACGCGCCGACCTCCACCGGGAGCGCGTGAGTACGCCACTCCAGCATCCCGTCCTCCAAGCGGCGGGCGTGGATCCCTTCAGTCGCCAGCAACCGGACTGCATCGTGCGCAAGCACGCAATAGGCGCCCCGACAGTAGGTGATCACGTTGCCGGCGGACCGCAGTTCGGCCACAGCGTTAGTCAGCTCCCCGAACGGGAGGCTGCGGGCGCCCGGGATATGGCCCGCGGCGTACTCCTCCGACGGCCGGACGTCTAGCACCGCGGCTTGGCCACCCTCGAGTAGTTCGAGCAGCTCTTGCCGAGTCACGATGTCGACCTCACCTGAGCCTGGAACGCCAAGGTAGGCCGCCAACGCCTGCTCCACATCGGCCGACCGCGTCCGTGCGACGGTCAGCATTGCGCCGTACAGCGCCACCACGTCATCGCCCGCCAGTCGGTAATAGACGCGCGTACCGTCCCTACGCGTCCGCACCAGGTTCGAGGACTTCAACACCTGGAGGTGAGCCGACACCGTGCTGACCCCCATGTCGGCTGCACGGGC
The Nocardioides marinisabuli genome window above contains:
- a CDS encoding ArsR/SmtB family transcription factor, which encodes MSDAKDGLFAELAVVGKAFGSPKRLELVDLLAQGERTVEGLARAADMGVSTVSAHLQVLKSSNLVRTRRDGTRVYYRLAGDDVVALYGAMLTVARTRSADVEQALAAYLGVPGSGEVDIVTRQELLELLEGGQAAVLDVRPSEEYAAGHIPGARSLPFGELTNAVAELRSAGNVITYCRGAYCVLAHDAVRLLATEGIHARRLEDGMLEWRTHALPVEVGA